The Blattabacterium sp. (Blatta orientalis) str. Tarazona genome contains the following window.
TCTTTTTATTATCCGGATTTTTATCTGGATGATATTTAATGGCTAATTTTCGATAAGCTTTTTTAATTTCTTCTGAAGAAGCGTTTCTAGAAACACCTAATACTTCGTAATAATCTTTTTTCACCATGAAGATAAAAGTTAATTATTTTCCAGTAATAACTTTGGCATGTCGTATAACTCTTTCCTGTAGGATATATCCAGATTCTATAATTTCCATAATCTTTCCTTTTAAATTTTCTGTTGTAGCTGGAATTTGTGTAATGGCCTCATGGAAATCAGTATTAAAATCATCTCCTTTTTTGATTTTTATTTTATTCAATCCTTTTTCTTTTAAAATTTTTATGAGTTTTTCCTGTATTAGAGATACTCCTTGAATGAGAGCTTCGTCTTTTGATTTTTTCAGCTCTTTAAGTCCTCTTTCAAAATCATCTAAAATAGGGATTAAATCTATAATAATTTGTTGATGAGCAGATCTAAAAAGATCAAATCTTTCTTTTTGAATACGTTTTTTATAATTTTCAAATTCTGCAAAAAGACGTAAAAATTTATCTTTTTCTTTTTCCAATTTTTCTTTAAAAATTTCTACTTCTTTTAATGAATGTTCTGTTTTTTCTTGACAAGAATTTTCCATTTCAGATAGATCTAAAGGATTCTTTTCATTCTGAGAATCAGTATTTTTTTGATTGATATTCATAACATAAAAAATATTTAGAAAACAATTCTATGCTCTAGAAGCAAAAGATTTGCCATGTTTTATAATTGTGTCATTATGACACAATGTAAAATCTTAAAATAAAGAATTAAATTTGAAAGTTTTTCGAATCTTATTTAATCTTTCATAAGCTATATTTCTTGCTTTTTTAGCTCCTAAATAAAAAATACGATCTAATAAAGATTTATTCTTTACAAGAGAAGAAAATTTCATCCTTTCAGATGAAAATCTTTTTAGAATACACTCATACAATTCTTTTTTAGCCTCTAAATATCCATATCCTCCCTTTATATATTTTTTTTTCATTTCTTCTACTCTATCAAGTGGAGCTAACAATCTATACAAAGCCATTATACAATCTTTATCCGGATTTTTTTTTTCTTTTAAAGATTTATTATCCGTATGAATGCTCATAATTTGTTTTTTTAGAATTTCATCTGAAGAAAAAATATTAATCCAATTTTTTTTTGATTTACTCATTTTTTTTCCATCTGTCCCAGGAACTAATCCAGTTTCTATTGGGATGAAAGCTTTAGGTAAAACAAATAGTTTTTGACCTATTTTTTTATTTAAACGACTGGCTATATAGCGTGTTATTTCTATATGTTGTAACTGATCTTTTCCTACGGGAATGACTTCTGCATTGTAAAGCAATATATCAGCTGCCATTAACATAGGATATGTAAACAAACCTACATTAATTTTCTCTTTCAGATTGATTTTTCTTTTGAAAGAATGAGCTAATGTAAGTCTTTGATAAGGAAAAAAACAATTAAAATACCAAGCTAATTCAGTTACTTCGGAAACATCCGACTGTCTATAAAATATGCTTTTTTCTGTATTTAAACCAAAAGATAACCATGCTGCCGCAATTTGATAAGTATTATCACGGATAGTTTCCAGATCTTTCATTTGTATCAGTGAATGTAAATCTGCCACAAATATAAACGAAGAGTATTTTGAATTATTAGCCATATTTATAGATGGAATTATCACTCCCAAAATATTCCCTAAATGAGGAGTTCCTGTACTTTGAATTCCTGTTAATATTTTTTTCATAATTTTTTTTATGTTGAATAAAAAACCTTATTACTTAACAACAAATGTAATCAATAAACGGAATGTCCTTCACTCCCATTAATTAATTAGTTTCACTTAAAGCTTCTAATCCACTAATAATTTCAAGTATTTCCTTAGTAATGGAAGTTTGTCTTTCTTTATTATAATTCAACATAAGATTCTTTTTAATGTCAGAGGCACTTTCTGTAGCTTTATGCATAGACATCATACGTGCAGTATGTTCTGAAGTAGATGATTCTAATATACTTTTAAATAGTTTCACACTAAGAAATTTAGGAATAATATAATCCAAAATTTCTTCTTTAGATGGTTCTAAAATAGAATAATTAGATGATTTTTTTGAGGATTTATTTTCAAAATTTGTAAAAATAATTGGAAAAAATTGTTCTATAATTATTTCTTGAAAAAATGAATTTTTTAGATGGTTGTAAATCAAATATATCGAATGAAATTTTTTGGAAAAAAAATCTTCAATTAATTCTTTTACAAAAATGATTACATCTTTATATTTATAAGTAAAATTATTTGGTATTTTTTTTTTTTTCTTATACATATTATATTTTCTCGATAAAAAATCAAATCCTTTTTTTCCGATAGAAAAAAAAATACAATCTTTTTTCAAATAACCGTTTTCTTGAATATATCTATGAATTTTATCAAAAATTAAGGAATTGAAAGCTCCACATAATCCACGATTAGAAGTTATGACTATAAACAATTTCTTTTTTCCTGAAGAAAAAAAATATTTGTTATCCTGAATATTTTCTAATTTATCATGGAATGATAACAGAAAATGTTGAAATAATTGCTCTATAGATTCTGAGTATCTTTTTATATGTAAAAGCAATTCTTTGGATTTTCGTAATTTCACGATAGAAATCATTTTCATAGCTTCCGTTGTTTTTACAACGGAATCTATAGATAAAATTCTTTTTTTGATTTCTTTTGGATTAGACATAAAAGTTCTCTTAAGAAGAATATTTTTCACTTAGTTCCATGGCGACTCTTTCCAGAATTTCAGCTAATTTTTTGTTGAAAATCCCTTCTTTCAAATCTTTCAATAATTCTTGGTGTTTTTCATTTAAATAAAAAAGATATTCCTTTTCAAAAGAGGATATTTTTTCAATAGGTACTTTTTTCAAAAAATTTTTAGTTCCAGCATAAATAATAGCAATCTGATCGGATATATTATATGGAGAATGAGGAGGTTGTTTTAATATTTCTATGTTTCTTCTTCCCTTCTCTATAATTTCCATAGTTATAGGATCTAATTCAGAACCAAATTTTGAAAAAGATTCTAATTCTCGAAATTGAGCCTGGTCTAATTTCAAAGTTCCAGATATTTTTCTCATAGATTGAATTTGAGCAGAACCTCCTACCCGGGAAACAGAAATACTTTCATTAATTGCAGGACGTACTCCAGAATGAAATAGATCTTTTTCTAAAAAAATTTGTCCATCTGTTATAGAAATGACATTGGTAGGAATATAAGAAGAAACATCTCCAGATTGTGTTTCAATAATAGGAAGTGCGGTTAAAGAACCTCCACCTTTTACATATTCTTTGATAGATTCTGGAATATCGTTCATTTTTTGAGCTATTTTTGTATCTTTTATTATTTTAGCTGCGCGTTCTAATAATCTAGAATGCAAATAGAAAACATCTCCTGGATATGCTTCTCTGCCAGGAGGACGTCGTAATAACAAAGATACTTCCCTATAAGAAACAGCTTGTTTGGATAGATCATCATAAATTACCAAAGAAGAACGACCCGTATCACGAAAGTATTCTCCAATAGCCGTACCAGAAAACGGAGCAAACACTTGTATAGCTGCTGGATCAGAAGCATTTGCTGCGACTATAACTGTATAGGACATGGCTCCTTTATCCTCTAAAGTTTTCGTGATTCTGGCTATGGTAGATCCTTTTTGGCTTATAGCTACATAAATACAATAAACTTGTTTATCTGTATTATACAATTCTTTCTGATTGAGAATAGTATCAATGGCTATAGTAGTCTTCCCTGTTTGTCTATCTCCAATAATTAATTCTCTTTGTCCTCTTCCTATAGGAATCATAGCATCTATAAATTTAATTCCTGTTTGAAGAGGTTCTTTTACAGGTTCTCTATAAATAACACCTGGAGCTTTTCTTTCCAAGGGCATATCAAATAATTGCCCTTCTATAGGGCCTTTTCCATCAATCGGATTTCCTAATACATCCACTACGCGACCTAGCATCCCCTCTCCAACTGGAAGAGAAAGAACCTTCCCTGTACGCTTTACAATGTCTCCTTCTTTGACATCTTTAGAGGAATTTACTAAGACGATACTTACATGATCTTCTTCCAAATTCAAGGCTATTCCTTTTATTCCAGTATGAAATTCCACTATTTCTCCAGAAAATACAGAATTCAATCCAACAGATCTAGCTACCCCATCTCCTACTTGAACAATAACCCCGGATTCAGATAATTTCGACTCATATTGAAAATCAGATAATTGTCTTTTAAGAATCGATGATATTTCAGAATATTTTAAATCGGACATGAAAATAAATGCTTTAAACTGAATTTTTCAATAGTTTTTGAATACTAAATAATTGTCCCTTCACACTAAAATCCCATTCTTTGTATCCTATACGAAGCAAAAAACCTCCAAGAATGGATTCATCTATTTTATTAATAATCTGATATTTTTTATTATTTTTTTTTGATTCTAAAGAAATGATTTTATTTATAATAATTTTTTGAAGATCCATTCTTAATGGAAAAGCAGAAATAAGGGAGCATTTTAACAATCCTTTTTTTTCCTGATAAATTTTTTGATATTCCAAAAAAATCTTTTTGGAAAGATGTTCTCTTTTTCGTGCTGTTAAAATTTTTATAAAATGAAAAATAAAAGGATCGAAAGGATAGAAAATTTTTTCTAAAATTTTTATTTTCCTTGCAGGACTTAACAAAGAGGTACACAAAACCTTATTCAACTCAATGTTTTTAGATAAGAGGAAGGATATTTTTTTAATTTTATGATAAGTAGAATCTCTTTTCTCGTTATTCATCAAATGCTCAAAAAGAACTTTAGCATAATGTCTAGTCACTTTTTTTTTCGAAAACATTTTTATAATTTGTTTACTAATTCTTTGATCAATTTTTCTTGTTTATTCGTTTTTTGATTTGGATCCAACTCTTTCTTTAAGATTTTTTCGGCAATTATTATGGAAATATCCCCTATTTGATCTTTCAATTCCTGTATGGCCATTTTTCTCTCTCCCTGCATAATTTTTTTGTCTCTTCTATAAGCTTTTTTTCTCCAAACACCTTCTTCTATAGCTTTATGTTTTATTTTTTCTCTAATTTGAATGGCCTCTTCCAAAATTCTATCTCTTTTTATGCGAGTTTCTTTCAAAATTTGATTTTTTTTATTTTCTACCATTTTCAATTCCTTTTGAACTAAATCAGCCTTTTCTATAGAAATTCTAATTTTTTCCTCTCTTTGATCAATGAATTTCATAATTGGTTTCCACGCATATTTGGAAAGAAAGGAGATCAATATCAGAAATATTATTGTCTGCCAAACAATTAAACCGATAGAAGGAGTAACCAAATCCATTACAAAAACTTATTTAAACACAGCTAATAAAGCGGTTACTATTCCAAACAGAGCGGCTCCTTCAATAAGAGCTGCAGCAACAATCATGGCATTTTGTATCTTTCCTGAAGCTTCAGGTTGTCTAGCAATAGCATCCATGGCTGAACTTCCAATTTTCCCAATTCCTAAACCAGCTCCTATTACAGCAATTCCAGCACCTAAAGCGGCTAAACCTGAATAAATTAAATTTATATCCATAATGATAATATTATTTTAATACGTTTTATGTTCATATTCCTTTACAGCCATTCCTATAAGTAAAGAAGATAAATTCGTAAAAATAAAGGCTTGCAAAAAAGCCACCATAATTTCCAACAAGGAAATAAAAAAGCCGAAAATAATGGAAAAACTAGCAATAAAAAAATTTTTAAAAATAAAAATAAGGCAAATAAAACTTAAAATAATGATGTGCCCAGCAGTAATATTAGCAAATAAACGAATACATAAAGTTAATGGACGAATGAAAATCCCTATAAATTCTATGGGGGCTAACAAAAATTTTATCCCTATGGGAACATTTGGCATCCAAAAAATATGTTTCCAATAATTTTTATTGGCTTTAATATTGATGATTATGAAAGTAATTACTGCTAAAACCAATGTAACACTTATATTTCCTGTAACATTTGGGAATCCTGGTAAAAGACCTATTAAATTATTAACCAATATGAAAAAAAAAACAGTCAACAAAAAAGGAAAATAGGTTTTATATTTTTTTTCCCCAACATTTGGAATAACTATTTCATTACGAATAAATAAAATTAAGAATTCTAAGAAAATTCCGAAATTCCATTTCGTTTGATGATTTTTATAGCTATATCTCATTCTCCTAAAAATGTAACATAATATTAAAAAGGATATTCCAATAGACACTACATTTTTTGTAACAGAAAAATCCAAAGGTCTATCATTTTTAGGAAAACCTCTTGCATCTATATATAAAATTCCAACAGAATTTGTTTTATATATTTTTTCTTGAAACATTTTATAATTTCCATATTTTCCTTTGACTACTTTTCCATGAGAAAATTGAGAGGATAAAAAAAACTCCCATCCATTATTCCACAAAATAATTGGTAAAGAAAATATAATTCCCTTTTCATGATTTCCTACAACATGCCATTCGTGAGAATCACTTACATGTTCAAGAATAGTCTTAGCTATATCTATATTTTTATTTTCATTTTCATTAGCAAAAAGATTTGTAAGAAAAATAAAAATCAAAAAGTAATATAATCCTAATTTTTTTAAAGCTAAAGTCATTCAAAAAAAGTAGGAAACAAATTTAGATTTTTTTCCATAAACAAAGGTAAATATTCTATTCTCTAAAAAAAAGAATTTACAAATTTCATTTTTTGAATTTTTGAATTGAAAGAGTACATTTGTATATAAATTTGTGCAAAATACAATGACGATGAAGGAAGAAACAAAACTAATTCAAAACATTTTATCAGATCCTCTAACAGGAGCTATCTCTACTCCCATATACCAGACTTCTACTTATATTCAAGAATCTCCTGGAGTTCATAAAGGTTTTGATTATACAAGAACCAATAATCCTACAAGAAAAATATTGGAAAAATTAATTACAGATTTAGAAAAAGGCTATGCGAGTTTAGCTTTTTCTTCTGGGTTAGCATCTGTGGATGCTGTTTTAAAATTATTAGAGTTTGGAGATGAAATAGTTGCTGTGGATGATATTTATGGGGGGACTTTTCGTTTATTAAATTTATATAAAAAATTAGGAATTCGAACCCATTTCGTGGATACTACCTATGCAGAAAATGTTATTTCTATCCTTACTCCTAAAACTAAGATGATTTGGTTAGAATCTCCTACTAATCCTACTTTAAAAATATCTGATATTAAGTATATTAGTGAAAATTCTAAAAAAGTAAACCCAAACATTTTAGTTGTTGTAGACAATACTTTTGCTACTCCAGCTCTTCAGAATCCTCTCAGTTTAGGAGCAGATATAGTTATTCACAGCGCTACAAAATATCTAGCAGGACATTCAGATGTATTAGCTGGACTAATGACCGTGAAAAATCCAGATTTATATGAACAATTAAAATACATTCAAAATGCGACTGGAGGAATTTTATCTCCTATTGATTGTTGGTTAACTATAAGAGGGTGTCAAACTTTGTATCTACGTATTAAAAAACAGTCTGATAATGCATTTAAGATAGCCTCTTTTTTATTGGAAGAAAAAAATACCTGTATTGATAAGGTTTATTATCCTGGATTATCCCAGCATAAAAATCATAGAATAGCAGTAAAACAACAACTCTATTTCGGAGGAATAGTGTCATTTAGTCTTAAAGAGGATACTATAGAAGCGGCAAAAAAAGTTGTAACCTCTACTAAATTATTTAAACTAGCAGAAAGTTTAGGAGGAACAAAAAGTTTAATTTGTCATCCGGCAACTATGACGCATAAATCTACTCCTTTAGAGGTTAGAAGAAACGCAGGAATTCAAGATTCTCTTATACGTTTATCTTTTGGAATAGAGAATGAAGAAGATCTTCTTGAAGATATAGATCAAGCTTTAAAACATTAAAAAGACTAAACAAGTTTGTCATCATGTAATGAAATCCCTATACGCGATAGTTCTTCGCGAATTAAATCTGAAAGAACCCAATTTCTTTTTTTTCTTGTTTCTGTTCGAATTTTTATTAATATTTCAGTAAGTATTTTTAATTTTTTAGACGTTTTTTCAGAGGGATTTTTTTCTATTTTTTGAAGACCAAGTATATCAAATAAAAAATGATTCATATATTTTTTTAATAAATGTATAGAACTCCCTATATAGTTAATAGAATGATTCAAAATGTGAGTCACTTGGAAGAGATAGGAGATTAATAAAGGTGTGTTAAAATCATCATTAATAGCTTCATAACAATCTTTTATCCATTTATTTACATCAAATTTTGATATATTTTCCTTATCACTTTTAGAAAAAAATTCTAATTTTTCTATTGCATTAATTAAACGATGATATCCTTTCTCTGCATCTATAAGTCCTTTTTGAGAAAAGTTTAAAAGGCTACGATAATGAGATTGTAATATAAAGAATCGAATGACTATTGGATGATATTTAGAGATTAAATATTTTGTGGATAAGTAATTTCCTGTGGATTTACTCATTTTTTTTCCATTTAAAGTAAGCATGTGCGTATGCATCCAATAATGTGCAAGATGATTCTTGTTATAAACTCCTATTGCTTGTGCTAACTCACATTCATGATGGGGAAATTTAAGATCTATTCCTCCACCGTGAATATCAAAAACTTCTCCTAAATATTTTGTACTCATTGTTGTACATTCTATATGCCAACCTGGCACTCCTTTTCCCCATGGAGAGTTCCAGTTCATAATATGACTGTGTTTAGCTCTTTTCCAAAGAGAAAAATCTTGAAAATGTTGTTTTTCACCCAGAAAATTAGATTCTTTCTTAAAAAGTTGATCGATTCTATTATGACTCAATATTCCATAAGAACATAATTGGCTATATTTTTTTACGTTAAAATAAACAGATCCATTATTTTCGTAAGCTAAATTTTTTTGAATCAATTTTTGAATCATCTCAATTTGTTCTATAATATGACCAGTAGCTGTTGGTTCAATACTTGGAGGTAAAGTATTGAAAATATTTAATATATGATGAAAAGATAAAGTATATTTTTGAACAATTTCCATAGGCTCAATTCCCTCAAAAAGAGATCTTTGATGAATTTTGTCTTCTCCATCATCACTATCATTTTCTAAATGTCCTACATCCGTAATATTTCTGATATAGCGGACTTTATAACCTAAATGTTTAAAATAACGGAAAACTAAATCGAATAATATAAAAGTCCGACAGTTTCCCAAATGAAGATGATTATAAACAGTGGGACCACAAACATAAATTCCTATATATTCCTTATGAATAGGTTTAAATAATTCTTTTTTTCCGGTAAAAGAATTATATATTTGTATATGATCTCGTATATAACGTATATAATTTTCTATATTCATAAAATTAGGATCTTCCAATATAATGGAAAAATTCTCTTCGAATTCCGAATCTTTTTAAATGCTCCTACTAATTCAGTAGTGATCGTTCTGGTATCTATATCTCGAATTCCACGAGAATTTACACATAAATGTTTTGCGTCTATAACACAAGCAACATTTTTTGTATCTAGTATTTTTTGTAAAGATTTAACAATTTGCATAGTCAAACGTTCTTGAACTTGTGGTCTTTTTGCGTAAAAATTTACGATTCTATTGATTTTAGAAAGACCCACTACCTTTCCATTGGAAATGTAGCCAACATGTGCTTTTCCAACAATAGGTAGAAAATGATGCTCACAAGTAGAATAAACTATTATGTTTTTTTCTATCAACATCTGATTATATTTATATTTATTTTCAAAAGTGGATAAATGAGGATGATTTTTTGGATTTAGTCCGCTAAATATTTCTTTTATAAACATTTTTGCTACACGTTTAGGTGTACTGCGTAAACTATCATCATTCATATCCAAACCTAAAATTTCCATAATGTGGAAAAAATGTTTTTCTATTTTATCAATTTTTTTTTCATCGCTTATAAGAAAAGCATCATCACGTATTGGAGTTTCATGATTTTCTAAAAAATTAGTATCCTTATTATCTTTTTCTAAAAATTTTTTATACTCTTCTCCCATCATAATTTAACTTAATCCATGAAAAACAAAGGTACGAAAAGGTTTTTGGATTGATATGTTTCTCTTTTTCTTTCCAAGAATTAGGAGATTATTTTTCCATTTCTTAAAATATTAGGAATTTCACAGATAGGAATAGGTCTAATTTTGTGCTCGTTTTTTTGTGTAGATATTGATATTTTTTCAAAATATCATATTCTCTTCCTTTAAAGGTTTCATGAAAATTTTTTTCCTTTTTTCTGCGATTTTCATTGCCCATTCTAATTCTTCATAAGTAGCTTCTAACTGATCTTCATCTGACCTTTTATCTTCCCATAATCCATCTGTAGGTTCAGCTTTTTGTATTCCATCAATAATATTTAATTCTTTAGCAAGAAAACGGATTTCACTTTTAGTTAAATCTGCTATAGGATGTATATCGACACCTCCGTCCCCATATTTTGTAAAAAATCCAACTCCAAAATCTTCTACTTTATTTCCAGTTCCTACCACTAAATAATTCTCTATATTTGCGTAATAATATAGAGTTAACATACGGATACGAGATTTTGCATTGGCTAAAGCCAAAGGTTTATTTTTTTTTTCTGTAATATGATCATTCATAGTGTGAATAAAAGAAATGAATAAAGAAGATAGATCTTTTTTTAGATGATGAACATTTAAAAATCTAGATTTTAAAAAATTTACATGTTGTTCAGATAGAAAATTTGGATGTTTTTCTAAAATAGGCATTTCTAATGTGAAAGTTGGGTATTTAGTCATAGCTACTAACATGGAGGTCACAGAAGAATCTATACCTCCGGATATTCCAATAACAAAACCATTTGATTGAGTTTTTTTTATGTATTTTTTTAACCACTGAACAATATAGTGAACTATTTTTTTTGCATTATTTTTCATTTTAAATATTTTGATTGTAAAAAAAAATAATATGACTTTGATCCTAAATTTGGAAACTTCTACAAAAAATTGCTCGGTGAGCATAGCAAAAAACGGCATATGCTTAATATCCATAGAAGAACATACAGATAAACATCTTCATTCAGAAAAATTACATACATTTATACAATATGCTATAAAAATTTCAAAAATTAATATAAATGATTTACAATCCATTTGTGTAAGTCAAGGTCCAGGGTCCTACACTTCCTTAAGAATAGGAATATCGGCTGCTAAAGGTTTATGTTATGCTTTAGGCATTCCCTTATTATCATTAGATTCATTAACTATTTTGAGTCAAAAAATAGATGTCCAAGATGGATTTTTAATTCCTATGATACATGCAAAATCTGATCTTTTTTATACAACTTTATTTAATAAATATAAAAAAAGATTATGTCCTATTTCTATAAAAAAGTTTGGTGGTTATTTTTTCAAGTCTATAACAGAGAATAAAAAAGTATATTTATTTGGAAATATAATTTGTCCAAAAGTAGAGAAGTTATTTACGGATAATTTTCGTTTTATTTTTCCTATTTATCCATCTGCAATGGATATGTCTTTTCTTTCCTACGTGAAATTTTGTAATAAAAAATTCAATAACATTGAAAAATTTATTCCATGTTATTTATAATAACAAATAAAGATTTTTTTGAATAGAATTATTAGAATAGAATAGGAATAAGAGATAGTCCGCTAGCTATTTCTCAAGCAATAGAAGTTCAAAAAATCCTTCAAAGTAGGTATTTTCACTAGAAATTTAACTGATGTTCTTCTTTCTAGAAAAATTGATATGGCTGTGCATTCTTTAAAAGATGTTCCTACTTTTCTTCCAGAAAAAATAGTTTTTTCTGCTTATTTGAAGCGGGGAAGTTTTTCCGATTTATTATTAATATATAAAGGATCTAGAAATTTTTTATTGAATTCTAAAATAGAAGCCGTTATAGCTACCGAAAGTCTTATAAAAAGGATTTTTTGGAAGAATCGTTCTCCTCATCATCCCATTGTGTATTATTTAATGAGGAAATATAAATACTCGATTAAAAAAATTATATAATAACTCTTGGAAAGTAGCTACCTTTGCTAAGGTAGGATTGGGGCTCATGCAATCATTAAAAATAAAATTATTTATTTTACCGGAATATTATTCAGTTTAGATGGCATGCAAAAAATAAGAAAAACAAAAATAGGAACTAATTATAATGTTATAGGATATCAGTGTGTACAAGGAAATATTGGAGAATATGAGAATAAAAAATATTTCATAGATAAGAGTAGTAAGTAAGCATAGAAAATTATGATCCAAATTATATTCCGAAATATATTACCATTTATAACTCCAATAACATTTTTCTATATAATTATTTCTTTAGGGTGGAAAACATCTATAAATCCTGTTTTAGATATAGGGATTCTCATGGGAATAATATTCCTACTTAGTATTTTTCATTTTTGTTTTTTGTTCGAAAGGAGTCTTTACAAGGGATATAAATCCATGATTTTTTTATCTTTTTTTATTTTAATTACTTCTTTTATTTTTTCTGTTGGACAATTCTTTTTTTCCAAAACTGATAAGATAACAGATATACAAATCACCTTATTAATTTGTTTGACTTTATACATATTGATTCGTATTACTTATTTCATGCGAATAATATATGTAAAAATACATAATCCTGCTTTTATTTTTATTACTAGTTTTGTATTTCTA
Protein-coding sequences here:
- the atpA gene encoding F0F1 ATP synthase subunit alpha, with protein sequence MSDLKYSEISSILKRQLSDFQYESKLSESGVIVQVGDGVARSVGLNSVFSGEIVEFHTGIKGIALNLEEDHVSIVLVNSSKDVKEGDIVKRTGKVLSLPVGEGMLGRVVDVLGNPIDGKGPIEGQLFDMPLERKAPGVIYREPVKEPLQTGIKFIDAMIPIGRGQRELIIGDRQTGKTTIAIDTILNQKELYNTDKQVYCIYVAISQKGSTIARITKTLEDKGAMSYTVIVAANASDPAAIQVFAPFSGTAIGEYFRDTGRSSLVIYDDLSKQAVSYREVSLLLRRPPGREAYPGDVFYLHSRLLERAAKIIKDTKIAQKMNDIPESIKEYVKGGGSLTALPIIETQSGDVSSYIPTNVISITDGQIFLEKDLFHSGVRPAINESISVSRVGGSAQIQSMRKISGTLKLDQAQFRELESFSKFGSELDPITMEIIEKGRRNIEILKQPPHSPYNISDQIAIIYAGTKNFLKKVPIEKISSFEKEYLFYLNEKHQELLKDLKEGIFNKKLAEILERVAMELSEKYSS
- a CDS encoding PLP-dependent aspartate aminotransferase family protein gives rise to the protein MKEETKLIQNILSDPLTGAISTPIYQTSTYIQESPGVHKGFDYTRTNNPTRKILEKLITDLEKGYASLAFSSGLASVDAVLKLLEFGDEIVAVDDIYGGTFRLLNLYKKLGIRTHFVDTTYAENVISILTPKTKMIWLESPTNPTLKISDIKYISENSKKVNPNILVVVDNTFATPALQNPLSLGADIVIHSATKYLAGHSDVLAGLMTVKNPDLYEQLKYIQNATGGILSPIDCWLTIRGCQTLYLRIKKQSDNAFKIASFLLEEKNTCIDKVYYPGLSQHKNHRIAVKQQLYFGGIVSFSLKEDTIEAAKKVVTSTKLFKLAESLGGTKSLICHPATMTHKSTPLEVRRNAGIQDSLIRLSFGIENEEDLLEDIDQALKH
- the atpG gene encoding ATP synthase F1 subunit gamma; the protein is MSNPKEIKKRILSIDSVVKTTEAMKMISIVKLRKSKELLLHIKRYSESIEQLFQHFLLSFHDKLENIQDNKYFFSSGKKKLFIVITSNRGLCGAFNSLIFDKIHRYIQENGYLKKDCIFFSIGKKGFDFLSRKYNMYKKKKKIPNNFTYKYKDVIIFVKELIEDFFSKKFHSIYLIYNHLKNSFFQEIIIEQFFPIIFTNFENKSSKKSSNYSILEPSKEEILDYIIPKFLSVKLFKSILESSTSEHTARMMSMHKATESASDIKKNLMLNYNKERQTSITKEILEIISGLEALSETN
- a CDS encoding nucleotide exchange factor GrpE — its product is MNINQKNTDSQNEKNPLDLSEMENSCQEKTEHSLKEVEIFKEKLEKEKDKFLRLFAEFENYKKRIQKERFDLFRSAHQQIIIDLIPILDDFERGLKELKKSKDEALIQGVSLIQEKLIKILKEKGLNKIKIKKGDDFNTDFHEAITQIPATTENLKGKIMEIIESGYILQERVIRHAKVITGK
- the atpB gene encoding F0F1 ATP synthase subunit A, which codes for MTLALKKLGLYYFLIFIFLTNLFANENENKNIDIAKTILEHVSDSHEWHVVGNHEKGIIFSLPIILWNNGWEFFLSSQFSHGKVVKGKYGNYKMFQEKIYKTNSVGILYIDARGFPKNDRPLDFSVTKNVVSIGISFLILCYIFRRMRYSYKNHQTKWNFGIFLEFLILFIRNEIVIPNVGEKKYKTYFPFLLTVFFFILVNNLIGLLPGFPNVTGNISVTLVLAVITFIIINIKANKNYWKHIFWMPNVPIGIKFLLAPIEFIGIFIRPLTLCIRLFANITAGHIIILSFICLIFIFKNFFIASFSIIFGFFISLLEIMVAFLQAFIFTNLSSLLIGMAVKEYEHKTY
- the atpE gene encoding ATP synthase F0 subunit C, translating into MDINLIYSGLAALGAGIAVIGAGLGIGKIGSSAMDAIARQPEASGKIQNAMIVAAALIEGAALFGIVTALLAVFK
- the trpS gene encoding tryptophan--tRNA ligase, with translation MKKILTGIQSTGTPHLGNILGVIIPSINMANNSKYSSFIFVADLHSLIQMKDLETIRDNTYQIAAAWLSFGLNTEKSIFYRQSDVSEVTELAWYFNCFFPYQRLTLAHSFKRKINLKEKINVGLFTYPMLMAADILLYNAEVIPVGKDQLQHIEITRYIASRLNKKIGQKLFVLPKAFIPIETGLVPGTDGKKMSKSKKNWINIFSSDEILKKQIMSIHTDNKSLKEKKNPDKDCIMALYRLLAPLDRVEEMKKKYIKGGYGYLEAKKELYECILKRFSSERMKFSSLVKNKSLLDRIFYLGAKKARNIAYERLNKIRKTFKFNSLF
- the atpH gene encoding ATP synthase F1 subunit delta, giving the protein MFSKKKVTRHYAKVLFEHLMNNEKRDSTYHKIKKISFLLSKNIELNKVLCTSLLSPARKIKILEKIFYPFDPFIFHFIKILTARKREHLSKKIFLEYQKIYQEKKGLLKCSLISAFPLRMDLQKIIINKIISLESKKNNKKYQIINKIDESILGGFLLRIGYKEWDFSVKGQLFSIQKLLKNSV
- the atpF gene encoding F0F1 ATP synthase subunit B yields the protein MDLVTPSIGLIVWQTIIFLILISFLSKYAWKPIMKFIDQREEKIRISIEKADLVQKELKMVENKKNQILKETRIKRDRILEEAIQIREKIKHKAIEEGVWRKKAYRRDKKIMQGERKMAIQELKDQIGDISIIIAEKILKKELDPNQKTNKQEKLIKELVNKL